The proteins below are encoded in one region of Micromonospora yangpuensis:
- a CDS encoding helix-turn-helix domain-containing protein, translating to MSEGVGSDPRRATTAARWRVLGHPDGMLIFQARCLVEQHGWTEPAPEARHRVLLGRSGVYRRRLNDRIEFSDATSVVLTRPGDELSVSHPLGCGDSYTCLEVDAEVLAERPDAAHWLDRGGWAGSSDARLDLAHRLLVAEASRGLDAFELAERLHLFLGRLLQHTTRAADPPGAEVDRAVRRRPATLVAHRRLADRAREVLAGHGFTRTLDEVAREVGSSPHHLSRVFQRVTGESLTAYRNRLRVRAVLDTLAESNGRPLRAVAADHGFADQAHLTRVVRDQLGQPPAQLRRLLT from the coding sequence GTGTCTGAGGGGGTCGGCAGTGATCCCCGCCGGGCCACGACCGCCGCCCGGTGGCGGGTGCTCGGGCACCCCGACGGCATGCTGATCTTCCAGGCGCGATGCCTCGTCGAGCAGCACGGCTGGACCGAGCCCGCACCAGAGGCCCGGCACCGGGTGCTGCTCGGCCGCTCCGGGGTGTACCGGCGGCGGCTCAACGACCGGATCGAGTTCTCCGACGCCACCTCGGTGGTGCTCACCCGCCCCGGTGACGAGTTGTCGGTCTCCCACCCGCTGGGCTGCGGAGACTCGTACACCTGTCTGGAGGTCGACGCCGAGGTGCTGGCCGAGCGACCCGACGCCGCGCACTGGCTCGACCGGGGTGGCTGGGCGGGCAGCTCCGACGCCCGGCTGGACCTGGCACACCGGCTGCTGGTCGCCGAGGCGAGTCGGGGCCTGGACGCCTTCGAGCTTGCCGAACGGCTGCACCTGTTCCTCGGCCGGCTGTTGCAGCACACCACCCGCGCCGCCGACCCACCCGGTGCCGAGGTGGACCGGGCCGTCCGCCGCCGGCCGGCCACCCTGGTCGCGCACCGGCGACTGGCCGACCGGGCCCGCGAGGTGCTGGCCGGCCACGGCTTCACCCGTACCCTCGACGAGGTGGCCCGTGAGGTGGGCAGCTCACCGCACCATCTGAGCCGAGTGTTCCAGCGGGTCACCGGGGAGAGCCTGACCGCGTACCGGAACCGGTTGCGGGTCCGCGCGGTGCTCGACACCCTCGCCGAGTCCAACGGCCGGCCGCTGCGCGCGGTCGCCGCCGACCACGGCTTCGCCGACCAGGCCCACCTCACCCGGGTGGTCCGGGACCAACTCGGCCAGCCGCCGGCCCAGCTACGCCGGCTGCTCACCTGA